CAGCGCTAAGTTAAACAGTGTGTTAATTTCAATCTTTTCTTCAAGGGCAAGCTCATAATAATTAATCGCTTCTTCAAATGCGCCGCCTGCGCTCATATTGTCGGCAATTCTTCCATTAACATTAACTCCGCCGACTGTTGTTTGCTCTGGTACAACTGTTTGATAGGCCTTAATGGCGTCTGCAATTCGGCCTTGTTCAGAGTATAGCTCCCCTAAAGCGAAATCAATAATTACCTCATTAGGAAGGATTTTTTTCGCTTGAAGCAGCTTTTGTTCACTTACTTCATAAAGCCCGTCCATTTGGTAGAGATCTGCTAACAGCAGAAGGCTTTGCGGGTAACTTGCATCTTCAGGATTGATTTTTTCCAGCTGTGAAATAGCCTCTTCCTCATTGCCAATTTCCATTTCAGTTTCAGCAAGTAATACTAATAGTTCGCCTTCTTCTGGATAAGCTTCCAGCAGCATCTTAAATAAAGCTTTTGCCTCATCAAGGAAGCCGAGCTGAAACAACTCCTCCCCTAGTACGAATCTTTCTTCATTTGAACCTTGGCTGAGTATCTCTTCATAATATGATAAAGCTTTAGCTTGTTGACCATTTTCTAATAACGTCAGTATTTCGTTTACTCGTTCCATTTTGTATCCTTTCTAAACTCCTCCTGTGCTAAAGAAGGAAGGTACTTTTATTTCCATCTGATCTCCAAATCCAGGATGGTAGAACACTTTTTCACCAGCTCGAACGCATACACCTTTATGGTAGGTGACAAGTATCTTATTATAATGATAATGGTATAATTCCTTTTCATCAATATTTATGATTGAGCGGCTTTTTTCATAAAGATTATAGGTAACTTCTCCCCCTTGATAAATATTGCCTTTAAACGGATAAATTCCTATCTTGATAAGTGCCTCATAGGAGATAATATCATTTTCCATTAATTCTTTCTTAAGAGAAGAAATATTGGCATCTCGCATGATGATTGACCATGCTGTTTGCGCTTTTGTCCGCTCCTCTTCGTCTTCCATTAAAAATTGGGGGATCAGCGGACAATTAAACGGGAAAGCTGCCTCTTTTATCCAACCCCAAGGAACTTTATATAAATCTTCAGCTTGATTAATTTCCACGATAACAGCTGGAATTTTTTCTTTTTTACAAGATCTGATCAGACTTGCTGTTAGGATTTTGAGGGGGATTTTAATACATATAACATAATCGACGGCACAATTCAACAGCATATTTTTTGTCTTTTTTAGTTCGGCCGATAGCTCTCGTTCCTTTCTGACATCACATGCTGTCAGGACCATTGTGCAGCCCCTTTTTATCATAGCTTGAATATGCTCCTTTTGCTCACTCGGCTTCAGTTTTGTCACATCGTTATCGTATACAATAGGTGTTGGTGTCATAATATACGAATTTCCGTCCATTCTTATGCTGCGCTCCTTTGCGAAGCGCTCCTTCAATGCATCAATCCGATTGTCTTGAATGAGCATGGAAGTCTTTTTTAGTGACTGTTTTTTTAAAATACTTATATTTTCAATGATATATGCCATATACCCACCACCAAGCTTTTTAAGACAAGCTATGATAATTTTGGAGATTTTATGACTAATGTTTTTACCATAGAAAAAAGAGGTGTTTTTTAGACACCTCTTTTTTCTTCCTTATTTTCACAGCTTAAACTGTCAAGCTCTCCATATGTTCGAAGAATGATGGATATGAAACGGAAATTGCCTCGGCGTTTTCAAGGATAATATCCCCTTCTGTTACTAATGATGCTACAGCAAGCATCATGCCGATTCGATGGTCGCCGTGGCTGTCGACTGCAGCACCTTTAAGAGTAGCACCTCCGCGGATAATCATGCCATCTTCTGTCGCTTCAATATCAGCACCAAGTTTTTTTAATTCATGGACAACCGTATCAATGCGGTTCGTTTCCTTCACTTTCAGTTCTTCTGCATCTTTAATGACAGTTGTTCCTTCTGCTTGCGTTGCCAGCAAAGCAATAATTGGGATTTCATCAATCAATCTAGGGATAATATCGCCTTCAACTGTTGTACCCTTTAAAGAAGAAGCCTCCACTTGAAGGTCACCGGATGGTTCAAACTCATCCTTAGAGTCAATAATTGTAACTCTTGCTCCCATTTTTTCAAGAACATCGATAATTCCCGTTCTTGTCGGATTTAAGCCGACATTCTTTAATGTAACAGAGCTGCCTGGAACAATGCTTGCAGCGACAAGGAAGAATGCTGCAGAAGAGATATCACCAGGCACGTGGATATCTGCTGCCACAAGCTTTTGACCGCCTGTAACCTGAATATTTTGTCCATCTACACGAATATCCCCGCCGAATGCTTTGATCATTCTTTCTGTATGATCTCTCGTTGACACTGGCTCCACAACTGTTGTTGTACCTTCTGCCTGTAAACCTGCAAACAAAATAGAGGACTTCACCTGAGCACTAGCCACAGGAAGTTTATAAGAGATTGCCTTTAGTTTTTGTCCGCGAATGGAAAGAGGCGTGAACTCTCCGTTGCTTCTTCCATCGATTTTTGCACCCATCTCTTTAAGAGGGTTGACCACTCTGGTCATCGGACGTTTGGCGATGGAGCTGTCTCCTGCCAATGTGCTGTGAAAATCTCTTCCTGCAAGAATTCCCGACATCAATCTGATTGTCGTGCCGGAATTCCCTACATCAAGCAGTTCGTTAGGCTCCTTAAGACCTGCAAGCCCATTAGATTCAATTATCACTTTCTCATTATCATGCTGAATGTTAACACCGAGCTTCTTAAAGCAAGCGATTGTGCTTAAACAATCTTCTCCCATTAAGAAATTTGTAACGGTCGTCTTTCCCTCTGCAATTGAGCCGAACATAACAGAGCGATGGGAGATAGACTTATCTCCCGGTATAGCGATTTCCCCTGCAAGCGGCCCTTGTGCTCGCTTCAACTGTTTTTGATCCATATTATCACCTTAATCCATACAAGTCTTTATCCAATAGAGGTCTCGTAGTTGGAATATGCAGCAATACAAGCCTGCGCCCTTGTACGATCCTCTTCTGTCTGGAAGCTTATCACTAACACACCGTATATTTCTTCTCTTGTTTCCACAATACGAATATTGGTGATACTAATATTTTCCTTAGCCAAAAACCCTGTTACTTCAGAAATAATCCCTGGATAGTCAGGAACATCTACATATAAGTCATAGAAGGCAGGAATCGCACCCTTTTGGTTTTGCGGCAGCTCATCTCTGACATTTTTCGCTTTTTGGAAATAATCAAAGATTTCACTCGATTCCTCTTCCCTAATCAAATGCCTTACCTTCTCCATCTCAACCACCCAGCTGTCAAGGAGCTCGAGCAGCACTTCTTTATTATGAAGAAGAATATCCCGCCACATCGCAGGGCTGCTTGAAGCAATTCTTGTTATATCCCTGAATCCTCCAGCAGCAAGCCTTGTCACAAGCTCGTTTGTCTTGCTGGTTGCATCCGCTTGATGAACAAGAGAAGCTGCCACGATATGAGGCAGGTGGCTGATTACGCCTGTCAATAAATCATGCTCTGCTGGTGATACAACAAGAAACTTCGCATTTGTGCCAGACAGCCAATCCATCAATAATGGCACAGCATTCTTATCTGTTGTATCTTCAGGAGTTAACAAATAAAACGCATTTTCAAACAAAAGTGCTTTGGAGGCAGACACTCCGCTTTTATGAGAGCCGGCCATTGGATGACCACCAATAAAAGTGATGCCCTTTTCTTTTAACAGATGAGATTTCTCGACGATTTTGCCTTTCGTGCTTCCTACATCTGTTACGATGACCTGCTCTTTCAAAGGTAATTGCGCCAATTTCTCCATCATGATTTCCGCTTCCCTAACAGGGGTTGCAATAATAATCAAATCGGCATCCTTAGCTCCTTCTTCTAGCGTATCGACTGAATCATCAATGACTCCAAGCATTTTGCCAAGCTTTTTGTTTTTCTCCGCTATATCAAAACCAATAATAACAGTATTTGGATATTTATTTTTTATAGAGAGAGCGAGTGATCCCCCAATAAGTCCCAATCCGATAACGAAGACGCGACCATTCATCCTATCACCGCCTTCTTTTCTTCTAAAATCAAATGGCTGCTGCTTTCTCTTGCAAGAACTTGGCAAGCACATTGATCAAGCCTTCGTTCTCTTCCTTCGAACCAATGGTGATGCGCACAGAAGTCGGGAATCCTAGCGGTACTCCAGAACGGACGATGTACCCATGTCTCATCAAGTATTGGAACACTTCATTGCCGTCGACTTTAAAATCGACTAACACGAAGTTTGTTTGGGAAGGATAATAATTCAATCCATGCTCTTCACAGAACGTATACAGCTGCTGAAGGCCTTCTCTGTTTCTGATGCGGCAGTTTGTTACAAAGTCCTGGTCTTTAATGGCAGCTTGTGTAGCAATTTGCCCTAAAGTATTCACATTAAACGGCTCTCTGATAGGCTCAAGTGTTTGAATTAGATTCGCATTTGCCACACCGTAACCTACTCGGAAGCTTGCAAGTCCGTAAATTTTGGAGAATGTGCGCAGCACGATTAAGTTATTGAACTGTTTAGCAAGCTCCAATGCATCATAATAGTCTTCAGCAATAACATATTCATAATAGGCCTCATCCAAAACTACAAGAACATCCTCTGGTACTTGCTTCAAAAAGCTGACTAATGAAGATTCTGAATTATACGTTCCTGTCGGATTATTAGGACTGCAAACCCAAACAACACTTGTGTTCTCATCCATTTGCTTAAGCATTTCCGGAAGATCATGTTCTCCTTTTTCCGTAAGCGGAACTTCTCTGACTTCAGCGCCGTCAACAACAGCGTTATGCTTGTATTGCCCAAACGTGTGGCTTGCCATCACCGTATTTCTGCCAGGTTTTAGCAAAGCTCTTGAAATCATTAAAATAAGATCATCTGAACCGTTTCCAAGTATAAGCTCTTGTGGGGAGACTTGAAGAAATTCAGCAAGTGCGTTACGCAGGTTTGTCGCATATCCATCTGGATATAATGCAAAAGAGCCGTCCACTTCCTTCAGGCTTTCGATTACTTTCGGCGAGCTGCCAAAAGGATTTTCATTTGATGCCAGCTTTACTATTTTTTCTAGATTAAATTCTCGTTTTACTTCATCAATTGTTCTGCCTGGCTGATATGCTGTAAGATTTAGGAGCTGCTCTTTCCATTTCATTAACTTTCACCTCTAATAATGTATGGTTTATTTATTTTTCTTTAAGGTCTGGTCTTAATTGAATTGCTTTTTCTAAATAGATATGATTGATGTCCTTTTGCGGGGTATCTGTATTAACATGCATCATGATGCGGATACACTTTTGCAATGCATTAGGCACATCAATTTCCTTCATGCACATTACCGGCACATATGTCCAGCCCTCTTGAAGACGAATCACTTTAGCAGGAAAGGCGGACGTCAAGTCGTCCGTGACGGAAACGAAAACAGAGGCAACATTATCAGCTATTATCGCATTCTTTCTTATCATTTCCTTCACAAGTTTTTCTGCTGCATCCAGAATCACTGTTTCTTCATCCACTTCAACTGTGATTGCTCCCCGTATTCCTCTAATCATGATTTATTCTCCCTTAAATATATGTAGTTCTTCTCTTAATTCTTGTTCATCCATTTGGACAAGTTTAGGTGTGCCTATACTCTTTAGCAACACAAAATGAATTGTTCCTTTTACGGATTTTTTGTCCTGCTTCATACGGTCAAGTAAGGCATCCACACTTAAGCTGCTTGGCACTTCTGTTGCATAACCTAAAGTTTTGAGCCATTGTGTAAAGCGGCTACTATCGAAATCCAGTCCAAGCTTCTTTTCACTTAAACGCAATGCAAACAGCATGCCAATTACGACTGCTTCACCGTGGGACATATTTCCATATCCCATTTCCGCTTCTATTGCATGACCTAAAGTATGACCAAAATTAAGGTAGGCACGGACATTTGCTTCCTTTTCGTCCTGTGCCACGACATCGCTTTTCACTAAAATGCCTTTTTCCAAAAGTACGGCCCATTGTTCTTCTGGCACACCCGCTAGGTCCGTAATATCGTTGAGCAGAGATTCATAAAACTCCATATTGCTGATTAAAGCATGCTTCATCACTTCACCAAAGCCCGATCTCAGCTCGATAACAGGCAGTGTTGCGATATAACTAGTTTCATAAAAAACTGCTTCCGGCTGATAAAAGGCACCTATCATATTTTTGCCAAGAGGATGGTTGATGGCCACCTTCCCGCCAACAGCACTGTCATGTGCAAGGATGGTCGTCGGAACCTGAATAAACGGAATTCCCCTCATAAAGGATGAAGCGACAAAACCGGCAAGATCACCGACAGCTCCCCCGCCTAAAGCTATAATCAGTGATTTCCTGTCTAGCTTTTCTTCAAGAGCAAAGCTGTGGCAGCCATAAAAAACATCAAATGTTTTCGCATGTTCTCCAGCAGGCACGATATGGGAGACAACAGGAAATGCTGTTATCTCCTTTTGAAGTGCTGCCAAGTGCAATCCTGCAACTGTCTCATCTGTTATGATAAGTATTTTTGAGCAATTGGGAAGATGCTGCTGTAAAAAGGCATTCAGCTTTGAGACTGTGTTAGCACCGATAAAAACAGGATACGATTTAGAGCCTGCATTTACTTGAACTGTTTTCATTAAAATTCCCTCGCATATTGACGATGCTTTTCGACATTTTCAAGCAAACCGTCAAACCGATCAGAATAGAACTGATCAACAATAGCACATGCCAGCTCCCATGCCACTGCATTTTCAGCAACCACAGCTGCAGCAGGAACTGCACAGCTGTCAGAACGCTCAATGCTAGCAGCAAATGGTTCCTTCGTTTCAATATCCACGCTGTTTAAAGGCTTGTAAAGTGTTGGAATAGGCTTCATAACACCTTTAACAATAACAGGCATTCCTGTCGTCATACCGCCTTCAAAACCGCCTAAACGATTAGTTTTGCGCGTATAGCCTGCTTCACTGTCCCAGATGATTTCATCATGGACTTCACTTCCAGGCTTACTTGCCGCCTCAAAGCCGATGCCGATTTCGACTCCTTTAAATGCATTAATGCTCATGATTGCTCCAGCAAGCTTAGCATCAAGCTTCCTGTCATAATGAACATAGCTGCCAACACCCACAGGCATTCCTTCTGCGATGACTTCAACGATTCCGCCGATGGAATCTCCGTTCGCCTTCGCATCATCAATTGCCTGCATCATCTTTTTCTCTGCAACTGGATCTAAGCATCTGACAGGTGATTGTTCTGTGATTTCAATGATTTTGTCAATGGAAGGATATTCTGTCACTTCCGCCTTCACTCCACCGATTTCTAACACATGGGAGGCAACCTTAATCCCAAGCAGTGACAATAATTTTTTTGCGGCAGCACCTGCAGCCACTCTCACTGTCGTTTCTCTTGCAGATGAACGCTCAAGAACATTGCGCATATCGCGATGGCCATATTTAATTGCGCCGTTTAAATCTGCATGCCCTGGTCTCGGACGAGAGATTTTACGTTTAATTTCACTAGATTCCTCATCATCAATAGGCCCTTGACCCATGACTTTTGTCCAGTGCTTCCAGTCGTTGTTTTCCACAATAAGTGACACTGGCGATCCTAATGTTAGACCGTGGCGAATTCCGCCGCCGATTTCTGCAGTATCTGTCTCTATCTGCATCCGTCTGCCTCTTCCGTGCCCTTTTTGTCTTCTTGCAAGCTGTTCATTGATGTCCTCTGCTGTCAATGGCATACCAGCAGGCAGACCTTCTATAATGGTAATTAGTTTTGGACCATGTGATTCCCCTGAAGTTAAATATCTCATATCAAAATCCTTTCTCCCTTCAACGCTTTAAAGGAAATATGTTTCAATATATCATACGTTCGTGAATATGGATAGTAAAAAATCCTAAAAACCTGCATTTTTTATACTTTTTTATAGAAAAATGTATCTTCTGTCTCAAAGCCATACTTGCCAGGATTAAAAATTTGCTCTGTGCTGCCGACAAAAAATATGCCGCCAGGTCTTAATGCATTCGCAAATTTCTGATATAAAATATCCTTCGCTTCCTCTGTAAAGTAAATCATGACATTTCGGCAGACAATTAGATCGTAAGGCCCTTGAAAGGGATCAGACAATAGGTTTTGTTGCTTAAATGTCACAGGCTTTTTAATTTCCTCGCTGATTTTAAACATGCTTCCCGATTGGGTAAAGTGCTTCTGTTTTTGCGCAATCGGAACTTCATTTAACGAGCGCTCCACATAAAGGCCTTTCTTTGCTCGTTCAATAGCATTAATATCAAGGTCTGTAGCAGTAATTTGAAAGCTAGTCGGACGGAGGTGGTTTGATAGAATCATGGAGAGAGTATACGGCTCCTCACCAGTTGAACATGCTGCACTCCAAACCTTCAAGCTAGAACTGCCTTTAATCAAGGTCGGCAGAATTTTATTCTCAAGCACCTCCCACCGTCTGAAATTACGGTAAAATTCTGAAACATTAATGGTCATGCGGTCCAGTAATTCTTCGAGAAGCTCCTTATTCTTTCCTATTGCTTGAGAGTATTCTTTAAAAGACCGATAGCCTCTTTTTTCATATAGAGAGGTTAACCTTCTTTTCATTTGCGCTTCTTTGTAGAGAGATAAATCGATGCCTGAAATTTGCTGAAAATTCCTGATAAATTCTTGATAGTCTTTTTCCATAATGAAACCTCGCATCCTGCTGCTAGTAATTTTTCTTTTTTACTAGTATAAACGATAATGATAAGAAATGGGGCAATTATTTAGCAGCTACTTATTAAATAAAAGACAAGACATTCCTATTATTTTTGTTTACGTCAGCAATCATACTACTTTTCAAACAATAAAAAAGCTGCCCTTGAGCAAGTACTTGCTCAAAGGGCAGCCTATATTATGTAAGGGGCATTAATAAACCCAATTATTGCTGAGCTTATTATACTCAACAAGTTCTTCTTCTTTAAAAAATAAGCCGATTTCTCTAGCTGCGCTTTCTATACCATCTGATCCATGAATCACGTTTTTTCTCATTACTACTGCAAAATCACCGCGGATTGTGCCGGCAGCAGCATCTATAGGATTTGTCTTGCCCATCATGAGCCTAGCCTTTGCCACCACATCTTCGCCAGCCCACACCATAGCAAATACAGGCCCTGAAGTGATGAAATCAACCAGCTCCATGAAGAAGGGCTTGTCCACATGTTCTTGGTAATGCTTTTTAGCAAGCTCCTCTGACACAACCATTAACTTGGCACCAACAAGCTGGAAGCCTTTGCTTTCAAAGCGTTCTACAATCTTGCCGATTAAATTTCTTTGCACTCCATCTGGTTTGACCATCAAAAACGTTTTCTCCATTTGATTCACTCCTATGTATGTAGTAGTAAGAAAAAATGATTTCATGAAAACGATATCATACATAAAGCGACAATGCAAAGCTTATATTAAAACTTCCTTTTCCCTAAGTACTTCGCTATATTGATGAGGGCAGTTTTGCTTCTACCCTTCGGAAGATCAACAAGCGCATCAAGTGCTTTTTGCAGATACATATTGCTCACCTTAATAGAGCGTTCAATGGCATCAGAGCTCTTAATCAAGCTTATAATTTCTAACAAATCTTCCCGGTCCATCTCTTCATGAACGGTTTCTACCTTTTGGCGGATAACATCATTTTCCATTGCATACAAAACAGGCAAAGTAATATTACCTTGCAATAAGTCGCCGCCAGCAGGCTTCCCTAGTTCTTCTTCTGTACCGACAAAATCAAGAATATCATCAATAATTTGATAAGACATTCCAACATAATAACCGAATTTATGTAGTTTTTTCTGATGCTTCTCTTCCACATCAGACACAATAGCCCCGACTAAAGAACTAGCAGAAATAAGCAGAGCTGTTTTTCTTTTTATGCGACGAAAGTAATCCCTCACATTTTGTTCAAACTGGTATTTGTCTTTAATTTGCTGAATTTCACCGAGGCAAACCTCAACAATCGTGTCTGCCAACACTTTATGAGCATCCGGCTTTTCCAGTTCACTCATAATTTCAAGGGATTTAGCGAAAATATAATCACCACTATACATAGCAACTTTATTATCCCATTTCGCCTTAATCGTCGGTTGCCCTCTGCGCAAGTCCGAGTCATCGATAACATCATCGTGAACAAGGGATGCCATATGAATCAACTCGAGTGCGACTGCTGCCTTTTTAATGACATGGATGTCATAATTGCCAATTTGACCAGCGAGCAGGACAAAAATCGGCCTAATTCGCTTACCGCCCGCTTTAAGAAGATGCAGCGACGACTCTCTCAATATAGAAGTGTTGGCATTCACTGTATCTTCCAGTGTTTTTTCTATTAATTCTAAATCAGAATTCAAAAATGAATACATCATTTTTAATTTCACTTAAGCCTCACCCGTCTTTAACTGCTGTACAAAATAGATACAGACATTATTTTTCTTTAAAGCCGATATGCACAGCAGCCACGCCACCGCTGTATGCCTTATACGTCACATTGGACAAGCCTGCCTTTTCAAAAAGGGAAGCGAGCTCTTTCATTCCTGGAAAATCCCGAGCTGATTCCTGCAGCCAAGAGTATTCCTTGTAGCTTTTGGCGAAAATCTTTCCAAACAGGGGCATCACAAACCGGAAATAGAAATAGTAGCCTTGCTTAAAAACAGGCATTGTCGGTTGAGATGTTTCCAGACAAACAACCTTGCCTCCCGGTTTAACTACCCTTCTCATTTCCTTGAGCACTTGCAGATAGTCAGGAACATTTCGCAGCCCAAAGCCGATTGTCACAAAATCAAAGCTGTCATCAGCAAACGGCAGCTCCATAGCATTGCCATGAATCAATTGGATTTGCTGATAATCCTTTGTTTTCTCTTTGCCGATGCTCAGCATGTTTTCGCTGAAATCAAGTCCGATTACTTCACCAGTTGACCCGACTGCATCTGCCAGACTTATTGTCCAGTCCGCTGTGCCGCAGCAAACATCCAAAGCTTTTGCGCCTTTAGGAACATTCATCCTTTTCATCGTTTCTTTGCGCCAAATCTTATGCTGCTGAAAACTGATTACTGTATTCATTTTATCGTAATTGCCATATATCTTTTCGAATACATGGTGCACTTTTTCTTCCTTTGATTGGTGCTCCCGCATTGCTCTTACCCTTCTTCCACATACATTTGTTGTTTGATTTTATCCAAAACTGCCACAGTTCTGACCCCGATTCTGTCCTCATCAGGCTCATAGCTCTTAAGCGCTTCTGTTAAGCTGTCTGCCGCTTTTTGAACTGCCGGATCGAACAGACGATATCCTTGATCCTCTGCAAGGCGGCCAAGCTCCCCACTATGACGATTCAGCATGCTGAATAAAAATGAATCCCCAGTTAAGTTATATGTATTCCTGTCTTGCAGCATTCTGTTCAGAAATAGAAACGACAATGCAAAGGTTCTCCAATTATGCAAGCGGAAACGGTCAACAAGCTTATCTAAAATAGAAAACTCAACAGCTTCTATGGCATCTATCATTTCTGGAAGTCCGGCAAAAGCTTGCTGATAGATAATCATCTTGTTCTCGTTAACCTCTTTAATTGCTTCGGCAAACACTTTTATCATCTCATAATCTCCGAGGTCTGCCAGCAGCTTGTAATATTGACCGCTGTAAAAATCTCCGGCCAATATTGTTAACTGCCTGTTCTTTTCTATTCCTTTATGAACGCTGTCATTGGTTACAAGCTCATGGGTATCAAGGGCAATTTGAATAAGCATTGTTGTTGTGGCATATGTGATGACTTGGCTGTCATCTATGTCAGCCTGCTTTAATAGAAAAACGGTAAGCAGAAGCTTGTCTTCATCAATTATCGGATTATCAATATGCTTAAAAAGATAAGGATGAGCAATCTTTTGTAATACCTCTTCCCGCACATTCTCCACCATTTCTTGAAATAACATCATAATATCACCCTTGTTCCCCCATAAATTTCTCTTTATATATACATTACAACTAAATTATATTTGTATAAAGTCTAGCTTATTATAGCATACTTGCTTGCTGACACCACTTAAAAAGCCTTGTAAGACAAGCCTTTATGTCACTTAATTAAAGACAGCACCTCTGTGCGGGCATCTGCATTTTCTGCATACTTACCGCGGACAGCTGTTGTAACTGTCTTCGCACCAGGCTTGTTAACGCCTCTCATTGTCATGCACATATGCTCTGCTTCAACTACGACCATAACACCATGCGGATCAAGCATTTCTTGAATCGCATCAGCGACTGTTGAAGTGATGCGCTCTTGCAGCTGCGGTCTTTTCGCAACAGCTTCAACCGCTCTTGCTAATTTGCTCAAGCCCGTTACTTTTCCGTTTCTAGGAATATAGGCTACGTGAGCAACTCCATAAAACGGAACGAGATGATGTTCACACATGCTGTACAGCGGAATGTCTTTAACAAGCACAAGCTCCTCATGGTCTTCCCCAAAAATAGTATGAAAATACTCTCTTGGATCCTCATTTAATCCTGAGAAAATATCACTATACATTTTGGCGACTCTTTTTGGGGTATCAAGCAATCCTTCTCTTTCAGGATCTTCCCCAATCGCTTCCAGTATTTGTTTTACCGCATCTTCTATCTTGGCCAAATCAACATTCGACATTCTTTTTTTCCTCCCAAAGCTATCAATCCAATTTCCTTTAATCATATTAGCATATAAAAAGAACGAACACCACGAATACCGTTAATTCTATTCAATTCCCATTAAGCCATTGGCTAAACTTTTGGAAAATATGCTAATAAATAGAAAAAACCGCGAGTAATTCGCGGTTTTTAGAGAAATAATATGCAATGTATGTAAATTACTTCACTGCGTCTTTAAGTGCTTTACCTGGTTTAAAAGCAGGAACTTTGCTTGCTGCGATTTCGATTTCTTCACCAGTTTGTGGGTTGCGACCTTTACGAGCAGCACGCTCACGTACCTCAAAGTTACCAAAACCGATAAGTTGTACTTTATCGCCATCTTTTAAAGCATTCAAGATTGTATCAAAAACAGCATCAACTGCTTTAGTAGCGTCTTTTTTAGACAATTCGCTTGCTTCTGCAACTGCGTTAATTAATTCTGTCTTGTTCATGCCTTTCACCTCCTCCCAAATGTTTCAAATAAATCCTAAAAAATCGTTTCATATCA
This DNA window, taken from Niallia sp. Man26, encodes the following:
- a CDS encoding HU family DNA-binding protein; the protein is MNKTELINAVAEASELSKKDATKAVDAVFDTILNALKDGDKVQLIGFGNFEVRERAARKGRNPQTGEEIEIAASKVPAFKPGKALKDAVK
- a CDS encoding heptaprenyl diphosphate synthase component 1 — translated: MMLFQEMVENVREEVLQKIAHPYLFKHIDNPIIDEDKLLLTVFLLKQADIDDSQVITYATTTMLIQIALDTHELVTNDSVHKGIEKNRQLTILAGDFYSGQYYKLLADLGDYEMIKVFAEAIKEVNENKMIIYQQAFAGLPEMIDAIEAVEFSILDKLVDRFRLHNWRTFALSFLFLNRMLQDRNTYNLTGDSFLFSMLNRHSGELGRLAEDQGYRLFDPAVQKAADSLTEALKSYEPDEDRIGVRTVAVLDKIKQQMYVEEG
- a CDS encoding protein-glutamate O-methyltransferase CheR, which codes for MEKDYQEFIRNFQQISGIDLSLYKEAQMKRRLTSLYEKRGYRSFKEYSQAIGKNKELLEELLDRMTINVSEFYRNFRRWEVLENKILPTLIKGSSSLKVWSAACSTGEEPYTLSMILSNHLRPTSFQITATDLDINAIERAKKGLYVERSLNEVPIAQKQKHFTQSGSMFKISEEIKKPVTFKQQNLLSDPFQGPYDLIVCRNVMIYFTEEAKDILYQKFANALRPGGIFFVGSTEQIFNPGKYGFETEDTFFYKKV
- the hepT gene encoding heptaprenyl diphosphate synthase component II — encoded protein: MKLKMMYSFLNSDLELIEKTLEDTVNANTSILRESSLHLLKAGGKRIRPIFVLLAGQIGNYDIHVIKKAAVALELIHMASLVHDDVIDDSDLRRGQPTIKAKWDNKVAMYSGDYIFAKSLEIMSELEKPDAHKVLADTIVEVCLGEIQQIKDKYQFEQNVRDYFRRIKRKTALLISASSLVGAIVSDVEEKHQKKLHKFGYYVGMSYQIIDDILDFVGTEEELGKPAGGDLLQGNITLPVLYAMENDVIRQKVETVHEEMDREDLLEIISLIKSSDAIERSIKVSNMYLQKALDALVDLPKGRSKTALINIAKYLGKRKF
- the folE gene encoding GTP cyclohydrolase I FolE translates to MSNVDLAKIEDAVKQILEAIGEDPEREGLLDTPKRVAKMYSDIFSGLNEDPREYFHTIFGEDHEELVLVKDIPLYSMCEHHLVPFYGVAHVAYIPRNGKVTGLSKLARAVEAVAKRPQLQERITSTVADAIQEMLDPHGVMVVVEAEHMCMTMRGVNKPGAKTVTTAVRGKYAENADARTEVLSLIK
- the ndk gene encoding nucleoside-diphosphate kinase, giving the protein MEKTFLMVKPDGVQRNLIGKIVERFESKGFQLVGAKLMVVSEELAKKHYQEHVDKPFFMELVDFITSGPVFAMVWAGEDVVAKARLMMGKTNPIDAAAGTIRGDFAVVMRKNVIHGSDGIESAAREIGLFFKEEELVEYNKLSNNWVY
- a CDS encoding demethylmenaquinone methyltransferase produces the protein MREHQSKEEKVHHVFEKIYGNYDKMNTVISFQQHKIWRKETMKRMNVPKGAKALDVCCGTADWTISLADAVGSTGEVIGLDFSENMLSIGKEKTKDYQQIQLIHGNAMELPFADDSFDFVTIGFGLRNVPDYLQVLKEMRRVVKPGGKVVCLETSQPTMPVFKQGYYFYFRFVMPLFGKIFAKSYKEYSWLQESARDFPGMKELASLFEKAGLSNVTYKAYSGGVAAVHIGFKEK